Sequence from the Pseudoalteromonas espejiana DSM 9414 genome:
TCAAATTCTATACCTGATATTTCTTTAAGTTTAGGGTCTACAGATAATTGTTTTTTACTATAAAGTGTATACGCAGAAAGGCTTACAAAGGAGGCAACAATAATTAAAGCAATTGCCATAGTAAAGATAATGCTTTTTTTCAACATGAAATTTATGGTATTTCAGAGACTTTGGATGCTGTGTATTATTACTTAAGCATACTGATAACGAAAGAATTTTATAATTTAGTATGAACTTTATATAAAGTTTAAGATCTGAACTTAAACGCTTTTTAATAAAAAATGATTAAGTTGGTTTAATTATTGCTGATTAATAGCGAGTCATTAATATGCAGATAATATTTATATTTATCGCACTGGAAGTGTGCATACAAAAACTATTTTGCACTGTAATAATGCGTAAATAAAAATTTGTTTAACTAACAATGTGTTTAATGATTTTGAATGGATTCCACATCGCCTTTTAAAGTGTTGTATCGGCCCTGTGGCAAAGATTAAGTACCCTTTTTGGTTTAGTTGGAGCCTGCTATGTTGAATAAACGTTTTTTTAAAACAAAAGATGAAGCTGAAGTTACTTTCGAATTTACCCACCCAGATGCCGAGCAAGTTTGCTTATTAGGCGAGTTTACAGATTGGCAACCAGTGCAAATGAAACTTAATAAAAAGCAGGGCGTGTTTAAGTGTAAGCAACGTTTACCTGTTGATAAGCAGTTTCATTTTCGATATTTAATTAATGGTGAAACGTGGGATAACGATCATCAAGCTGATGGTTACCTCCCCAATACTTTTGGAACAGAAAATAGCATAGTAAACACTCAACGTATTAGTTAAGGCGAACATATGGACGCACTTTCGCAGTTGTTTTACCTGCACGGTATTGGTTATGAATTTACTAAATACACAGGCGAGCAGGTTATATTTAGCGAAGACACGCGCAAACGTGCCTTACAATGTTGTGGTGTTAATACAGAAAACGATAACCAAGTTGCACACCTTAATTATGAATTAGATGCTGCGACCTGGCTTGAACTCACGCCTAATACGTCGCTTTTTTCTTTAACGGATAAGCTATTACACGTTCGCATTGATGAGCGACAGCTAGGCCAGCATTTTAGTGTATCGATTAGTGAGCTCAACCTTAACTTTGAAAGAGAAAACTTACATGGTTTAGCTGTAACGGGTGAATATTATCTGCATGATGTGCGCTATATTGAAGTTGCAGTACCACTCGCGACTATGCCTGTTGGCTACTATAGCGCAGTAGTTAAGGTAGGTGAGCAAAGTAAACAGACTCAACTATGGGCAACCCCTGAAAAAGTTTACCAAGTAGATGATAGCAAACGAACTGGGCTTTCTATTCAACTTTATACGGTAAAAAATAAAGCTGGCCTAGGTGTGGGTGACTTTAATGATTTACTTGAGCTATGTGAGTTATGCGCACAACAGCATATGGATTACATACTGCTTAACCCGTTGCATTTGTTATTTGCAGAGCAACCAGAGCGAGCAAGTCCCTACAGTCCAAATAGCCGAGCTTTATTAAACCCACTTTATATATCTATTGAGCTGTGCGGCGACAGTAATAATAACGCGCAATTAAACACATTATTGCAAAGCGATGAAGTACAAGCCATTATAAATAAGCATGAGCAGTTTATAGATTATGAGCTTGTTAGCAGAGCTAAATATACCTTATTCAATGCGCTTTATACTCATTTTGAAGCAACTGCCTCTTCAGCGCGACGTGATGAATTTAATTTGTTTTGTGAGCAAAACCAAAGCACGTTGAAAACATTAAATTCAGCTAATCCGTCTTTTGATTATTACTTACAGTGGCAGGCCAGATTACAGTTAAATATTTGTCAGCAACATTGCTTAGATGCAGGTATGGCAATAGGCCTCATAAACGACTTAGCTGTAGGGTGCGCAGGTGATGGCGTTGAATATAAATCACAACAACCACTATTTAGCGAAAACGCAAATGTCGGCGCACCACCAGACCCATGGGCAGAAGCCGGACAAAATTGGGGCTTACCTGCACTAAATCCCCAGCAGCTAAAGAATGAACATTTCTCTTTTTATCGCGCGCTTATTCAGTCAAACATGCAAGGCGTTGGCGGGCTTAGAATTGACCATGTAATGGCACTTAGGCGTTTATGGTGGTGTTTTGAAAACAACCATAAGCAAGATGGCTGTTATGTTTATTACCCTTTTGAATATTTATTGGCTATCTTAAAAATAGAGTCTCACTTAAATAAAAGCATTGTTATAGGAGAAGACTTAGGCATAGTGCCTCCCGAGGTAAAGCATGCGCTAGCCAGTAGTGGTATATATTCAAATAGCTTATTTTATTTTGAAAAACAACATGATGGCGAGTTTTTACCTTTAGAACACTTACCCAAACATTGCTTAATTATGATTGCTAATCATGATGTGCCACCATTTTGTGGCTGGTGGCAGTTAGATGATTTAAAAATAAAGCAGCAATATCAATTAATAGATGAGCAGCAATATCATCAACAGGATCAACTGCGTAAAACAGAAAAGCAACGATTGCTTCGTTTTATAAATAGACACAGCCATGAAAGACTAAGCGAAAATAGTAACGCTATGACCGTTTATAGTGAACTTGCAAAAGCCTTAGCTCATGCAAACACACGGTTGTTTGCATTGCAGCTTGATGATTTAGATAAGCAAACTTACCCAGTAAATGTGCCTGGCACTAATACAGAATACCCAAACTGGCGGCGGGTATTAACTCATACCAGCAAAGAAATTTTTCAAAATAATGCCAGTACCTTGGCTGCTATCAATTCAATAAGGAAAGGATATGCGTAGTACCGCACCAAAGGATCCCATGCATACACACTATGATGCGCAAGTTAATGCATTACAAGGTGGCAGATTTAAAGACCCATTTAGTTTTTTAGGCGTGCATAG
This genomic interval carries:
- a CDS encoding isoamylase early set domain-containing protein yields the protein MLNKRFFKTKDEAEVTFEFTHPDAEQVCLLGEFTDWQPVQMKLNKKQGVFKCKQRLPVDKQFHFRYLINGETWDNDHQADGYLPNTFGTENSIVNTQRIS
- the malQ gene encoding 4-alpha-glucanotransferase, whose product is MDALSQLFYLHGIGYEFTKYTGEQVIFSEDTRKRALQCCGVNTENDNQVAHLNYELDAATWLELTPNTSLFSLTDKLLHVRIDERQLGQHFSVSISELNLNFERENLHGLAVTGEYYLHDVRYIEVAVPLATMPVGYYSAVVKVGEQSKQTQLWATPEKVYQVDDSKRTGLSIQLYTVKNKAGLGVGDFNDLLELCELCAQQHMDYILLNPLHLLFAEQPERASPYSPNSRALLNPLYISIELCGDSNNNAQLNTLLQSDEVQAIINKHEQFIDYELVSRAKYTLFNALYTHFEATASSARRDEFNLFCEQNQSTLKTLNSANPSFDYYLQWQARLQLNICQQHCLDAGMAIGLINDLAVGCAGDGVEYKSQQPLFSENANVGAPPDPWAEAGQNWGLPALNPQQLKNEHFSFYRALIQSNMQGVGGLRIDHVMALRRLWWCFENNHKQDGCYVYYPFEYLLAILKIESHLNKSIVIGEDLGIVPPEVKHALASSGIYSNSLFYFEKQHDGEFLPLEHLPKHCLIMIANHDVPPFCGWWQLDDLKIKQQYQLIDEQQYHQQDQLRKTEKQRLLRFINRHSHERLSENSNAMTVYSELAKALAHANTRLFALQLDDLDKQTYPVNVPGTNTEYPNWRRVLTHTSKEIFQNNASTLAAINSIRKGYA